In Mycetocola zhujimingii, one DNA window encodes the following:
- a CDS encoding GNAT family N-acetyltransferase, whose protein sequence is MTEAAGQAKTAADVAGALVRPASGLDDYAAIATLFDETWGRGTGPGPSYIQAVAHAGNTVLVATRDGEAIGALLGVLGWDDGLHVHSHVTAVRPSARGGVGFALKLAQRALALEHGVTEVRWTYDPLIRRNAHFNLEKLGATVPAYRPDFYGVLDDAISGTDSTDRFEVSWQLDSLPVAQIIDRVLSGAPGSQPALAAAATGIRLELHPDYEALRRSDPDAAAELRAASRAVFEPAFAEGLTVTFEDGGYIFTPPTEAQRTPGS, encoded by the coding sequence GTGACCGAGGCCGCCGGCCAGGCGAAAACGGCGGCGGATGTCGCCGGCGCTCTCGTTCGGCCGGCGTCAGGGCTCGATGACTACGCGGCGATTGCCACCCTCTTCGACGAGACGTGGGGGCGCGGCACCGGTCCCGGTCCTTCCTATATTCAGGCCGTCGCCCACGCGGGCAACACGGTCCTGGTCGCCACTCGTGACGGAGAGGCAATCGGTGCGCTTCTCGGCGTGCTGGGCTGGGACGACGGGCTGCACGTGCACTCGCACGTCACAGCGGTGCGGCCATCGGCACGTGGGGGAGTGGGCTTCGCCCTCAAGCTGGCGCAGCGGGCGCTTGCGCTCGAGCACGGGGTCACCGAAGTGCGTTGGACGTACGACCCGCTCATCCGCCGCAACGCGCACTTCAACCTCGAGAAGCTCGGGGCGACGGTGCCGGCATACCGCCCCGATTTTTACGGCGTGCTCGATGATGCGATCTCCGGGACAGACTCGACCGACCGCTTCGAGGTGAGCTGGCAGCTCGATTCCCTCCCCGTCGCCCAGATCATTGACCGGGTTCTCTCCGGCGCCCCTGGGTCGCAACCCGCCCTCGCTGCCGCTGCAACCGGCATCCGCCTGGAACTGCACCCCGATTATGAGGCGCTTCGACGGAGCGATCCGGATGCCGCGGCAGAGCTGCGGGCCGCCTCCCGCGCGGTCTTCGAGCCGGCGTTCGCCGAGGGACTCACCGTGACGTTCGAGGACGGCGGTTACATTTTTACGCCACCGACCGAGGCTCAGCGCACACCGGGGTCCTGA
- a CDS encoding aldo/keto reductase gives MEFRTLGRSGAVVSAQALGTMTFGAEADEETSGEILTAFTEGGGTFVDTADVYSAGVSEEIIGRWLGTHPTEAAQIVLATKGRFPMGDGPNDVGLSRRHLRAALEASLTRLQVEHIDLYQMHAWDALTPIEETLRFLDDAVTAGKISYYGFSNYLGWQLTKAVRVASASGFTAPVTLQPQYNLLVRDIEHEVVPASLDAGIGLLPWSPLAGGWLSGKYERDVPPTGATRLGENPERGMEAWEARNASERTWRVLDAVAAIAEAHSVSASQVSLAWLGAQPAVTSVILGARTVKQLNDNMAAVDLELSADELGRLTDASAPEMDDYPYGTAGVKQRNRPVDGGR, from the coding sequence ATGGAATTTCGCACTCTCGGCCGATCCGGCGCTGTCGTCTCGGCGCAGGCTCTCGGCACCATGACGTTCGGCGCAGAAGCAGACGAGGAAACCTCTGGAGAGATCCTCACCGCGTTCACCGAGGGCGGTGGCACGTTTGTGGACACGGCCGACGTCTACTCCGCTGGCGTCTCGGAAGAGATCATCGGGCGCTGGCTCGGCACGCACCCCACCGAGGCGGCGCAGATCGTGCTGGCGACCAAGGGGCGATTCCCGATGGGCGACGGGCCCAATGATGTCGGCCTCTCCCGCCGTCACCTGCGCGCGGCACTCGAAGCGTCACTGACGCGGCTGCAGGTCGAGCACATCGACCTCTACCAGATGCACGCGTGGGATGCCCTGACGCCGATCGAGGAGACGCTGCGTTTTCTCGACGATGCGGTGACTGCAGGCAAGATCTCCTACTACGGCTTCTCGAACTACCTCGGCTGGCAGCTGACCAAAGCGGTGCGCGTGGCATCCGCATCGGGCTTCACGGCACCGGTCACCCTCCAGCCGCAATACAACCTGCTCGTGCGCGACATCGAACACGAGGTGGTGCCGGCCTCCCTCGATGCGGGGATCGGACTGCTGCCGTGGTCGCCCCTCGCCGGTGGCTGGCTGAGCGGAAAGTACGAGCGCGATGTGCCGCCCACCGGGGCGACGAGGCTGGGCGAAAACCCGGAGCGCGGAATGGAGGCCTGGGAGGCGCGGAACGCGAGTGAGCGCACCTGGCGGGTCCTCGATGCGGTGGCCGCCATCGCCGAGGCGCACTCCGTGAGTGCGTCACAGGTGTCCCTCGCCTGGCTCGGGGCGCAGCCTGCCGTGACCTCGGTCATCCTCGGTGCACGCACCGTCAAGCAGCTGAACGACAACATGGCAGCGGTTGACCTCGAACTGAGCGCTGATGAACTTGGCCGGCTGACGGATGCCAGTGCGCCGGAGATGGACGACTACCCATACGGCACGGCCGGTGTGAAGCAGAGGAACCGGCCGGTCGACGGCGGTCGATAG
- the menC gene encoding o-succinylbenzoate synthase gives MKVRSITLHRVGMPLVRPFETSFGRESARDVLLVRLETDTGDGWGECVAGSTPGYSSEYVDGCAHVIEHHLAPRLFAADDVVASDLGRLLSGVVGHRMAKAALEAAVLDAELRASGVSFASYLGAVRSEVDCGVSVGISTSIDALLDEVQGYVDAGYLRIKLKIKPGWDLDPVRRVRELIGADAALQVDANTAYVRGDIPHLKQLDASNLLLIEQPFDEEDIASHVALAGAIETPVCLDESLVSVGVTIDAIERGATSVVNIKPGRVGGYLPAVAIHDACVERGVPVWCGGMLETGIGRAVNVALAALPGFTLPGDTSASDRYYREDLTEPFVLSNGRLAVPTGPGSGVTVRTDLVRELALMPPRVVTR, from the coding sequence ATGAAGGTCAGGTCGATCACCCTCCACCGCGTCGGGATGCCGCTCGTGCGCCCGTTCGAAACCAGCTTCGGCCGCGAGAGCGCACGTGACGTGTTGCTCGTTCGCCTCGAAACAGACACCGGCGACGGCTGGGGCGAGTGCGTCGCCGGCTCGACTCCCGGCTACAGCTCCGAGTACGTGGACGGGTGCGCGCACGTGATCGAACATCACCTCGCTCCGCGGCTGTTTGCCGCGGATGATGTGGTCGCCAGCGACCTCGGGCGGTTGTTGTCCGGGGTCGTGGGCCACCGCATGGCCAAGGCGGCGCTCGAGGCAGCCGTCCTCGATGCTGAGCTACGCGCATCCGGGGTCAGCTTCGCGAGCTATCTCGGTGCGGTTCGGTCGGAGGTTGATTGCGGTGTCTCCGTCGGGATCAGTACCTCGATCGATGCGCTTCTCGACGAGGTGCAGGGCTACGTCGATGCCGGGTACCTGCGGATCAAACTCAAAATCAAGCCGGGCTGGGATCTCGATCCCGTGCGCCGTGTTCGTGAACTGATCGGTGCGGATGCCGCGCTGCAGGTCGACGCCAACACGGCATACGTACGGGGCGACATCCCGCACTTGAAGCAGCTCGATGCGTCGAACCTGCTCCTCATCGAGCAGCCATTCGACGAGGAGGACATCGCCTCGCACGTTGCTCTGGCCGGGGCGATTGAGACCCCGGTCTGCCTTGACGAGTCACTCGTCTCTGTCGGTGTGACCATCGACGCGATCGAGCGCGGGGCGACGTCGGTGGTCAACATCAAACCGGGGCGCGTCGGTGGCTACCTCCCGGCCGTCGCCATCCACGACGCGTGCGTCGAACGCGGCGTACCGGTGTGGTGTGGCGGGATGCTCGAGACCGGCATCGGTCGGGCGGTGAACGTCGCGCTCGCTGCGCTTCCCGGCTTCACGCTGCCCGGTGACACCAGCGCATCCGACCGTTATTACCGCGAAGACCTCACCGAGCCCTTCGTGCTGTCGAACGGGCGGCTCGCGGTGCCGACCGGGCCAGGGTCGGGAGTGACAGTGCGCACCGACCTCGTTCGCGAACTGGCGCTCATGCCCCCACGGGTGGTCACCCGGTAA
- a CDS encoding MDR family MFS transporter, translating into MSTDNSDLRENKRNVMLVFIGLMVTMLLASLDQTIFSTALPTIVGELNGVDHMLWVTTAYILATTIVMPVYGKLGDLVGRKGLFIAAIGLFIAGSVIGGLAGDMGWLIAGRAVQGLGGGGLMILSQAIIADVVPARERGKYMGVMGGVFALSSIAGPLLGGWFTEGIGWRWAFWMNLPLGGLAILAAVLFLRLPKIENRKPRLDVAGMILLAIASTCLVLVTTWGGNTYEWDSLIIISLIIAGVLAAVGFVFVERSAVEPIMPLHLFAERNFNLTTIAGLIIGIAMFGALAYIPTYLQMVSGVNATQAGYLMIPMLAALLVSSIGSGILITKYGRYKWMPILGTLIVAVSLVLLSTMTPDMEIWVLCSYLAIMGFGLGLAMQVLVLVVQNTFPASEVGTATASNNYFREIGASLGSAIVGSLFVARLTDLLAERMPGAAGSPETDTNSFTPTMVKELPGPVKDIVVGAYNDSLTPVFLYMTPLILIAAVLLCFVKEVPLATTIVQEGMTPIDTTAAPVGDTPVGARAVDVDAVDADSVSGGKTPGGEAPAIR; encoded by the coding sequence ATGAGTACCGATAATTCTGACCTGCGTGAGAACAAGCGCAACGTAATGCTCGTGTTCATCGGTCTCATGGTCACGATGCTTCTGGCATCCCTCGACCAGACCATCTTCAGTACCGCGCTGCCGACCATCGTCGGCGAGCTCAACGGTGTCGATCACATGCTCTGGGTCACGACGGCCTACATCCTCGCCACGACGATCGTGATGCCCGTGTACGGCAAGCTCGGTGACCTCGTCGGCCGCAAGGGCCTGTTCATCGCCGCGATCGGCCTCTTCATCGCCGGTTCCGTCATCGGCGGTCTCGCCGGCGACATGGGCTGGCTCATCGCTGGTCGCGCCGTGCAGGGCCTCGGTGGCGGTGGCCTCATGATCCTGTCGCAGGCGATCATCGCCGACGTGGTTCCCGCGCGTGAACGTGGCAAGTACATGGGAGTCATGGGCGGGGTCTTCGCCCTCTCCTCGATCGCCGGGCCGCTGCTCGGCGGCTGGTTCACGGAGGGCATCGGCTGGCGCTGGGCGTTCTGGATGAACCTTCCCCTCGGCGGCCTCGCCATCCTCGCCGCCGTTCTGTTCCTCCGTCTGCCGAAGATCGAGAACCGCAAGCCGCGGCTCGACGTCGCCGGGATGATTCTGCTCGCGATCGCATCGACCTGCCTCGTGCTCGTCACCACCTGGGGTGGAAACACCTACGAGTGGGACTCGCTCATCATCATTTCGCTTATCATCGCCGGAGTTCTCGCCGCCGTCGGGTTTGTCTTCGTCGAGCGCAGCGCTGTCGAGCCGATCATGCCGCTGCACCTGTTCGCCGAGCGCAACTTCAACCTCACGACAATCGCCGGTCTCATCATCGGTATCGCGATGTTCGGTGCGCTCGCGTACATCCCGACCTACCTGCAGATGGTCAGCGGTGTCAACGCGACCCAGGCCGGCTATCTGATGATCCCGATGCTCGCCGCGCTTCTTGTCTCGTCGATCGGATCGGGCATCCTGATCACGAAGTACGGTCGCTATAAGTGGATGCCGATTCTCGGTACCCTCATCGTCGCGGTCTCGCTCGTGCTGCTCTCCACCATGACGCCAGACATGGAGATCTGGGTGCTCTGCAGCTACCTGGCCATCATGGGCTTCGGTCTCGGTCTCGCCATGCAGGTGCTCGTTCTCGTCGTGCAGAACACGTTCCCCGCGTCCGAGGTGGGCACCGCAACGGCGTCGAATAACTACTTCCGCGAGATCGGCGCTTCGCTCGGCTCCGCGATCGTCGGCAGCCTGTTCGTTGCCCGCCTCACCGACCTCCTGGCCGAGCGGATGCCGGGGGCTGCCGGTTCTCCCGAGACGGACACCAATTCGTTTACCCCGACGATGGTCAAGGAGCTTCCCGGTCCGGTCAAGGACATCGTCGTTGGCGCATACAACGACTCACTGACGCCGGTGTTCCTCTACATGACGCCGCTCATCCTGATCGCCGCCGTGCTGCTCTGCTTCGTCAAGGAAGTACCTCTTGCGACGACGATCGTGCAGGAGGGTATGACCCCGATCGACACGACTGCTGCTCCGGTCGGCGACACTCCGGTCGGCGCTCGTGCGGTCGACGTAGATGCGGTCGACGCGGATTCGGTCAGCGGAGGCAAGACCCCCGGAGGCGAAGCGCCCGCGATCCGCTGA
- a CDS encoding glycoside hydrolase family 127 protein → MTAGPVSPIAGERTKLDPLPFDAVTFTGDGMLAAWQRTNADSTLAHCVSQLEASGALDNLRIAAGRMTGDFRGFQFADSDVYKVLEAIGWEAGRGDVSAFDRFVSDTVDLLKAAQEDDGYLDSHVQITRPGEKFAELRWSHELYCLGHLLQAGVAWARTTSRRDLLDIGLRFAALVDDTLGDGHTDAVDGHPEIETALVEVYRLTGEKRWLNLAQRMIDLRGHQLVGPDPFGFEYFQDHAPVREVDGAAGHAVRQLYLAAGVADAFVENGGDALLAALERIWTDMTGRKMYISGGVGSRHRDEAFGDPFELPPDRAYAETCAAIASLMFNWRMLLITGEGRFADEMERALYNAVATSTSPDGCAFFYSNPLQVRTERGGAHAQAPARRVGWYACACCPPNLARLIASLHSYAATTADDGLQLHLYESGTVRLGALGGDATTATITTGYPFDGGIHVEFDAPFSGGELSLRIPAWAESFELTVDGVLTHATETDGYLRVAGDGIRSLDLALDMPVVVHQPHPHIDAVRGCVAVTRGPVVYAVEQSDLPDGLLIEDLVIDPAAGGTVGAVDPELGMPLLTLQGSSRSEVPGELYPEWRGGGSRPNGRMDVSAVPYARWGNRGPGGMRVWLPAS, encoded by the coding sequence GTGACCGCAGGTCCTGTGTCCCCGATCGCTGGTGAGCGAACGAAGCTCGACCCGCTCCCGTTCGACGCCGTGACCTTCACCGGCGACGGAATGCTCGCCGCCTGGCAGCGCACCAACGCGGATTCCACACTCGCTCACTGTGTGTCGCAACTCGAAGCATCCGGCGCCCTCGACAACCTGCGGATCGCCGCGGGCCGAATGACCGGCGACTTCCGTGGATTCCAGTTCGCTGATTCCGATGTCTATAAGGTGCTCGAGGCGATCGGCTGGGAAGCGGGCCGCGGTGACGTCAGCGCGTTCGATCGGTTCGTGAGCGACACCGTCGACCTGCTCAAGGCAGCGCAGGAGGACGACGGGTACCTCGACTCGCACGTTCAGATCACCCGGCCGGGTGAGAAGTTCGCCGAGCTTCGCTGGAGCCACGAGTTGTATTGCCTCGGCCACCTGCTGCAGGCCGGGGTTGCGTGGGCCCGCACGACTTCCCGACGCGACCTCCTCGACATTGGGCTGCGGTTCGCCGCCCTCGTCGACGACACCCTCGGCGATGGACACACGGATGCCGTCGACGGCCACCCCGAAATCGAAACGGCCCTCGTGGAGGTATACCGCCTCACCGGTGAGAAGCGCTGGCTGAACCTCGCCCAGCGCATGATCGACCTCCGTGGTCACCAGTTGGTCGGGCCTGACCCCTTCGGGTTCGAGTACTTCCAGGACCACGCTCCCGTCCGCGAGGTTGACGGGGCGGCGGGGCACGCCGTGCGGCAGCTCTACCTGGCCGCCGGGGTTGCAGACGCCTTCGTCGAAAACGGCGGCGACGCGCTTCTCGCGGCGCTGGAGCGAATCTGGACCGACATGACCGGTCGCAAGATGTACATCTCGGGCGGCGTCGGCTCACGGCACCGCGACGAAGCGTTCGGCGACCCGTTCGAGCTCCCACCCGACCGTGCATACGCGGAAACCTGCGCCGCGATCGCGAGCCTCATGTTCAACTGGCGGATGCTGTTGATCACCGGAGAGGGACGATTCGCCGACGAGATGGAACGCGCGCTGTACAACGCTGTCGCGACATCGACCAGTCCCGACGGTTGCGCGTTCTTCTACTCGAACCCGCTCCAGGTGCGAACGGAGCGCGGGGGAGCGCACGCGCAGGCGCCGGCCCGCCGGGTTGGCTGGTACGCCTGCGCGTGCTGCCCGCCGAACCTCGCGCGGCTCATCGCGTCGTTGCACTCCTACGCGGCGACAACGGCGGATGACGGGCTGCAGCTGCACCTCTACGAATCGGGAACCGTGCGGCTCGGGGCGCTCGGAGGTGACGCGACGACGGCGACGATCACGACGGGATACCCGTTCGACGGTGGCATTCACGTCGAGTTCGACGCACCCTTCTCCGGCGGTGAGCTGTCGCTGCGGATCCCCGCCTGGGCCGAGTCGTTCGAGCTCACCGTGGATGGGGTGCTGACGCACGCCACGGAAACGGACGGGTACCTGCGGGTCGCCGGTGATGGCATCCGTTCGCTCGACCTGGCCCTGGACATGCCCGTCGTCGTGCACCAGCCACACCCGCACATCGACGCAGTGCGGGGCTGTGTCGCCGTGACGCGGGGGCCTGTGGTGTACGCGGTCGAGCAGAGTGACCTGCCGGACGGGCTCTTGATCGAGGACCTCGTGATCGACCCTGCGGCTGGGGGCACTGTCGGTGCGGTCGACCCGGAACTCGGGATGCCTCTTCTCACGCTGCAGGGCAGTTCGCGGAGCGAGGTGCCCGGCGAGCTGTACCCGGAGTGGCGTGGCGGCGGCTCACGGCCGAACGGCAGAATGGACGTGTCGGCGGTGCCGTACGCGCGCTGGGGCAATCGTGGCCCCGGCGGCATGCGGGTCTGGCTTCCGGCGAGCTAA
- a CDS encoding D-arabinono-1,4-lactone oxidase, with the protein MSAEIGTNWSANHAYRARRIEAPSSVEDVQRLVADATAVRALGTRHSFNPIADSADLLLSTSNLVFAPHIQEHERLVTVGAGMRYGELAGELQRNGWALSNLASLPHISVGGAIATGTHGSGNGVRSLAGSVAAVEIVTASGDVVQLRRGDADFEGAVVNLGALGVMTRVALDIEPTYDIEQTVFERLPFDAATSNFDAITGAAYSVSLFTTWRDPDVIDQVWLKRRPGVDAAPPADLFGAVPAPADRHPLPGISAVNCTAQMGVPGAWLDRLPHFRLDFTPSNGEELQSEFLVPRRHAVAALAAVRELADRISPLLQVCEVRTIAADTLWLSSAFETDAVGLHFTWLRKQAEVEALLPELEAALAPFDARPHWGKVFTADGAAIERLYPRIDDFRALAARFDPEGVFVNEFLAERVLPERG; encoded by the coding sequence ATGTCTGCCGAAATCGGAACCAACTGGTCGGCGAACCATGCCTATCGTGCCCGGCGCATCGAAGCGCCGTCGAGCGTCGAAGACGTTCAGCGACTGGTCGCGGACGCGACGGCGGTGCGTGCGCTCGGCACCCGGCACTCGTTCAACCCGATCGCGGATTCTGCCGATCTTCTGCTGTCAACGTCGAACCTCGTCTTCGCGCCGCACATCCAGGAGCATGAACGGCTCGTGACGGTCGGGGCCGGAATGCGGTACGGGGAGCTCGCCGGCGAACTGCAGCGGAACGGCTGGGCGCTGTCCAACCTTGCATCTCTTCCGCACATCTCCGTCGGCGGCGCCATCGCCACGGGAACCCACGGATCGGGCAACGGCGTGCGGTCGCTCGCTGGATCCGTCGCCGCTGTCGAAATCGTCACGGCGAGCGGTGACGTCGTTCAGCTGCGCCGCGGTGACGCTGACTTCGAGGGTGCCGTCGTGAACCTCGGCGCACTCGGCGTCATGACCAGGGTCGCACTCGACATCGAACCGACGTACGACATCGAGCAGACCGTGTTCGAACGACTGCCGTTCGATGCCGCCACCTCCAACTTCGACGCCATCACCGGCGCGGCGTACAGCGTTTCCCTGTTCACGACCTGGCGGGACCCGGACGTCATCGACCAGGTCTGGTTGAAGCGCCGCCCGGGTGTTGACGCCGCTCCTCCCGCTGACCTGTTCGGTGCGGTGCCCGCGCCCGCCGACCGGCATCCGCTGCCCGGAATCTCCGCCGTCAACTGCACGGCGCAGATGGGCGTGCCAGGGGCGTGGCTCGACCGGCTGCCGCACTTCAGGCTGGACTTCACGCCGTCAAACGGTGAAGAACTGCAGTCCGAGTTCCTTGTGCCTCGTCGCCACGCCGTCGCGGCGCTCGCCGCCGTTCGCGAGCTGGCCGACAGGATCTCGCCCCTGCTGCAGGTATGCGAGGTGCGAACGATCGCCGCAGACACACTGTGGCTGAGCTCCGCGTTCGAGACGGATGCCGTCGGGCTTCACTTCACCTGGTTGAGGAAGCAGGCCGAGGTGGAGGCCCTCCTGCCCGAGCTCGAGGCTGCACTCGCCCCGTTTGACGCGCGACCGCACTGGGGCAAGGTCTTCACCGCCGACGGGGCAGCGATCGAACGGCTCTACCCGCGGATCGACGATTTCAGGGCGCTCGCCGCCCGGTTCGACCCGGAGGGCGTGTTCGTCAACGAGTTCCTCGCGGAGCGAGTGCTCCCCGAGCGTGGCTAG
- a CDS encoding alpha-galactosidase, whose translation MISHIRAAGTSFLLDARGTGVPSVVHWGRDLGALDEAALTAVADAAIPAVPPSSIDVPLRLTLLPGLTDGWSGRPGISGFSSGDSRNPGAFSLVGVETPAQHKLLVRLANTAGSLAITVEIELSEHGVLGLRSSITNRASTAFELGSLDAILPVPDRASEVLDFSGLWTHERRPQRHRMTHGVWSRESRHGRPGHDDAFLLTVGTPGFGFRTGEVWAVHLAWSGDKRLWAERSALGPATVGAGELLAPGEARVEPGETWTTPWTIAVYSDAGLDGLSAHLHPWIRSWSTITAPRPVVLNTWEAVYFDHDLTTLGELADVAGRVGVERFVLDDGWFSGRTDDRRALGDWFVDRAKWPDGLMPLIDRVHRAGMDFGLWVEPEMINLDSDTAREHPDWVIDADGLSWRFQHVLDLGNPDAFDWIFARIDALLTEYPIRYLKWDHNRDLLTASAHRQTTALYRLIDAVRAAHPTVEIESCASGGARIDLGILRRVDRVWTSDTNDPLERQEIQRYSSIVIPPEYLGGHLGAARSHTTWRTSDLGFRLATALFGSAGIEWNLTAADEDELASIGTWISSYKSLRGLLHSGTVVRADSSDPALSLHGVVSSDGSTGLFAYVASGAPLTALPAPMRFPGLDPDRVYRVAPLSVGAEPRAIQDAAPPWLGNPEGVCLTAVVLATVGLPAPLLAPEQAALYSVTAVG comes from the coding sequence TTGATCTCGCACATCCGTGCCGCTGGCACCAGTTTCCTCCTGGACGCCCGCGGCACGGGTGTGCCCTCCGTCGTTCACTGGGGGCGCGACCTCGGCGCCCTCGATGAGGCGGCGCTCACCGCGGTGGCCGATGCCGCCATTCCTGCTGTACCACCCAGCTCCATCGACGTGCCGCTCCGGCTGACTCTTCTGCCCGGCCTCACCGACGGCTGGAGTGGCCGACCGGGAATCTCGGGGTTCTCCTCGGGCGACTCCCGGAACCCTGGTGCGTTTTCCCTCGTCGGGGTGGAAACGCCCGCCCAACACAAACTTCTCGTTCGACTCGCAAATACCGCAGGATCCCTGGCGATCACCGTCGAGATCGAGCTGAGCGAACACGGCGTCCTTGGGCTGCGATCGAGCATCACCAATCGAGCGTCAACTGCATTTGAGCTTGGCTCACTCGACGCCATTCTTCCTGTTCCCGACCGGGCGAGCGAGGTCCTGGACTTCAGCGGCCTGTGGACCCACGAACGTCGTCCGCAACGGCACCGGATGACCCACGGCGTCTGGAGCCGGGAGTCCCGCCATGGCCGTCCCGGCCACGATGACGCCTTCCTGCTCACGGTCGGGACACCCGGGTTCGGCTTCCGCACGGGCGAGGTATGGGCCGTCCACCTCGCGTGGAGCGGCGACAAACGCCTCTGGGCTGAGCGATCCGCCCTGGGGCCCGCAACGGTCGGCGCCGGTGAACTCCTCGCCCCCGGCGAAGCACGGGTCGAGCCGGGAGAAACCTGGACCACGCCGTGGACCATCGCCGTCTATTCAGACGCGGGGCTCGACGGACTGTCCGCGCACCTGCACCCGTGGATCCGGTCATGGTCGACCATCACCGCCCCACGGCCCGTCGTGCTCAACACGTGGGAAGCCGTCTACTTCGACCACGACCTCACCACACTGGGTGAACTGGCGGATGTCGCCGGTCGCGTCGGTGTCGAACGGTTTGTCCTCGACGACGGCTGGTTCTCCGGCCGCACCGACGACCGGCGTGCGCTCGGCGACTGGTTCGTCGACAGAGCGAAATGGCCCGACGGCCTGATGCCCCTCATCGACCGCGTGCACCGCGCGGGCATGGACTTCGGACTGTGGGTCGAGCCAGAGATGATCAACCTCGACTCGGACACCGCCCGCGAGCACCCCGACTGGGTGATCGACGCTGACGGTCTGAGCTGGCGATTCCAGCACGTGCTCGACCTCGGCAACCCTGACGCGTTCGACTGGATCTTCGCCCGGATCGATGCTCTGCTGACCGAATACCCCATCCGGTACCTGAAGTGGGATCACAACCGCGACCTGCTGACGGCATCCGCTCATCGCCAGACGACGGCGCTGTACCGCCTCATCGACGCCGTCCGCGCCGCGCACCCGACCGTCGAGATCGAGTCGTGTGCCTCGGGCGGCGCACGCATCGACCTGGGAATCCTGCGACGCGTCGACCGGGTGTGGACGAGCGACACCAACGATCCGCTCGAGCGCCAGGAGATCCAGCGCTACTCGAGTATCGTCATCCCGCCCGAGTACCTCGGCGGGCACCTGGGGGCAGCGCGGTCACACACGACGTGGCGCACCTCGGACCTCGGCTTCAGGCTTGCGACGGCGCTCTTCGGCAGCGCGGGAATCGAGTGGAACCTCACGGCGGCAGACGAAGACGAACTCGCCTCCATAGGCACGTGGATCTCGTCGTACAAGTCACTGCGAGGGCTTCTGCACTCGGGCACGGTCGTACGCGCCGACTCTTCCGACCCGGCGCTCTCGCTTCACGGTGTTGTCTCGTCCGATGGCTCGACCGGCCTGTTCGCCTACGTCGCGAGCGGAGCACCGCTCACCGCGCTGCCCGCGCCGATGCGGTTCCCCGGCCTCGACCCCGACCGGGTGTACCGCGTCGCTCCGCTCTCGGTGGGAGCCGAACCGCGTGCCATCCAGGATGCCGCCCCGCCGTGGCTCGGTAATCCTGAGGGTGTGTGCCTGACCGCTGTTGTGCTCGCAACCGTCGGGCTCCCCGCGCCACTGCTCGCACCCGAGCAGGCAGCGCTGTACTCCGTGACGGCCGTCGGGTAG